A region from the Pelobates fuscus isolate aPelFus1 chromosome 3, aPelFus1.pri, whole genome shotgun sequence genome encodes:
- the RAMAC gene encoding RNA guanine-N7 methyltransferase activating subunit has protein sequence MSSTSDPQMFEEMFAQRFTADDIEYQEYVKRPQEIPPIVENWKMGNQRHQDRYRDNRPRREWEGRRDWSHNYNQPRGGRGWGNHYNEYRQEGRYGYNNPDSQRFHSGRY, from the exons ATGAGCAGCACTTCTGATCCTCAGATGTTTGAAGAGATGTTTGCTCAACGCTTTACGGCAGATGACATAGAATATCAGGAATATGTAAAAAGGCCACAAGAGATACCCCCAATTGTGGAAAACTGGAAGATGGGCAACCAAAGACACCAGGATAG GTATCGAGATAACAGACCACGTAGAGAATGGGAAGGAAGACGAGATTGGTCACATAATTACAATCAGCCACGTGGTGGGAGAGGATGGGGTAATCATTACAATGAATACAGACAAGAAGGGCGTTATGGATATAATAACCCTGACAGCCAAAGATTTCACTCTGGAAGATATTAG